Within Microbacterium proteolyticum, the genomic segment CTTCTCACCGGCAAGCTCTCAGACTTCGAAGCAATTCCGGAGGCCGCACGGTCGGGCCTGCTTGAACACCTGGTCACGGTGGGCGCTTACGACATCATCTTCCCCGAAGAGTTCGCGATGGCCCTCGCGATGTACCCGGAGGCACCGGGGCGCTGGCTAGTTCAACCATGGTTAGACACCGGATCGGTCATAGATCCCGCGATCGCAGAGCGGGGGCTTCGCGATGTCGTCGGTAAGGCTTTAGACGGCCGAGGCAACGTCGCGACTCGAGCTAAAGCACTCCTGTTCCGCCAGATGGTGAAAGCCGGTCGAGTGTCCTTCTCGGACAAGGTCATGACGGACGAGCTTATGGAAGCTTTCCGCAAGTATCCGAGAGACGCCGATGACGAGCAGAAGGCCCGCGTGGAATCCCATGTGCGGGCGGCATTTCTCGCGATGGAGTCAATGTCAGACGGCGAGTTGGAATGGCCCGCGAGGTTCTGGCGCGCCAACTGGAATCTCTACGCTTGCCAACTATCGAAGACTGAGCCAGCCCCTGAGGTCCTCGACGGCCGGTCGGATGAGGCGCGTGACTCGCTGCGAGAGCTTCGCGAGATGGTGGAGGCGCTCTGGACCGGCTTTGCCGAGGCTGCGAAGACGACCGACCCCGACCTCTATTCCCCTCATCGCTTTGAGGTTCTCACAGGTCTCGTTGGACGCGCGCTCCGGCTAGTTCGAACGATTGCGGGGTACCCGCTCATGTGGACCATGGAGCACGGAGCACCGGTTCTGCGAGCGCTCGTCGAGTCTCGAATCATCATCCGCTACCTCGTTGCCCACGACGATCCCGAACTGTACGAAAAGTTCCGAGCCTACGGAGTGGGACACCTCAAGCTCCTCAAGCTCCACATGGAGGATTTCATCGACGCCGCGGGAGAGGCCGGCGACGGCATGAAGAACTACCTCAAGCTGATCTCGGCCTACGTGAACCGCGACCAGTACGAGGAGTTCGTCAGCATCGATGTCGGCGGCAACTTCGCCGGTATCGACATGCGGAGGATGGCTGATGAGACCGACCTCGGTGACGACTACCGATTGCTGTTCCAACCTGCGAGCAGCAACGTCCATGGGGAGTGGGGCGCGATCGACATGAACGTGTTCGAAACCTGCCTCAACCCGCTACACCGTGATCATCGAGTCCTCGCGGACAGCGATCGCACAATCGTCGGACCGATTTTTCTGTATGACCTCGTGGACTATGCGAGGACGCTCACCGAGGAGTATTTCACGGCGGTGGGTGCGAACCATCCGACCGGAGGAAGCCACGGGGCTGAACAAGCGTAAGCTTCAGCAGGCAAGCGTGAGCTAGCGCCTTCGGCAGGCAAGCGCCCGCCGCCATCCGAACGGTGCAGGGGCCCCGCGATCCTTTGCGCACGGGGGCTCCGACTCTGCGAAAGCTCCGCGGCAAACTTGATCCAATTCGCGGGCTCGGCCTTGCCTGCCCCTAGCGGCCGGTCGGCGGACGAAGCGTAACTCCCGTGGCGATGATCGCGACACGCATTGTTTCTTGGTTCACGTTGAGGCGCTTGGCGACCTGGGAGAGCGAGAGGCCGGATTCGTAGAGACGCGCCGCATCGCTCACCTGATCGGGAGTCACCGACTGGCGGCGAACCACGATCCGAGCATCGCGAAG encodes:
- a CDS encoding DUF5677 domain-containing protein is translated as MTLVPWAKDSLPNCLWLCWQVSSEEYFDVFATSKYLDEIETGLGGDRTDFPDNWLLTGKLSDFEAIPEAARSGLLEHLVTVGAYDIIFPEEFAMALAMYPEAPGRWLVQPWLDTGSVIDPAIAERGLRDVVGKALDGRGNVATRAKALLFRQMVKAGRVSFSDKVMTDELMEAFRKYPRDADDEQKARVESHVRAAFLAMESMSDGELEWPARFWRANWNLYACQLSKTEPAPEVLDGRSDEARDSLRELREMVEALWTGFAEAAKTTDPDLYSPHRFEVLTGLVGRALRLVRTIAGYPLMWTMEHGAPVLRALVESRIIIRYLVAHDDPELYEKFRAYGVGHLKLLKLHMEDFIDAAGEAGDGMKNYLKLISAYVNRDQYEEFVSIDVGGNFAGIDMRRMADETDLGDDYRLLFQPASSNVHGEWGAIDMNVFETCLNPLHRDHRVLADSDRTIVGPIFLYDLVDYARTLTEEYFTAVGANHPTGGSHGAEQA
- a CDS encoding helix-turn-helix domain-containing protein, which encodes MTSTALAADFGVAKSTILRILRDARIVVRRQSVTPDQVSDAARLYESGLSLSQVAKRLNVNQETMRVAIIATGVTLRPPTGR